Part of the Terrisporobacter glycolicus ATCC 14880 = DSM 1288 genome is shown below.
ATTCTTTGAACAACTACTTGTTTAGCTGTTTGTGCTGCTATTCTACCAAAATCTTTTGGAGTTACTTCATTTTCTAATACATCTCCAAGTTCATACTTTGGATTTATTTGTCTAGCTTCATCAAGTTCTATTTCTAAAAAGTTATCATATAAATCTGACTCATCAACAACTCTTCTTTGTGAGTAAACTCTTACTTCTCCCTTTTCTGGGTTAAAATCTATTCTAACATTTTGTGCTGAACCAAAGTTCTTTTTGTATGCAGTAAGTAATGCTTGTTCTATAGTATCTATAAGTATATCTTTATCTATACCTCTATCCTTTTCTAATTCATCTAGTGCTTCCATGAATTCGTGATTCATTTTTTTATCCTCCCTATATTAATGTTACCACTAAAACTTAATAGCTAATCTAATAAGCGCAACATCTTTTTTATTGAATTCAACCTCTTTATTATCTATTATAACTTTAATATTTTTCTCTTCTGTTAAACCAACAAGCTCCCCTTCATGTAATTTAGAACCGTCAATTGATTTGTAAAGCTTTATTTCCACATCTCTACCTTGGTATTTCACAAAGTCTTTATCTTTTTTAAGTGGTCTATCAAGACCAGGAGATGATACTTCTAAATAATAGTTATCTTTAATTGGATCTTTTTCATCTAGAATTGGATTTAATGCTCTCGTAACTAATTCACATTCATTTAAAGAAACTCCGCCTTCTTTATCGATGTAAACTCTAAGGAAGAATTCTCCACCTTCTTTAACATATTCAACATCTACTAACTCTAAATCGTTGGCTTCTGTTATAGGTAATACTATTTGTTCTATTTCAGTAGCTATGTTCTTTTTCATATTGTTTACCTCCTATTCAGTTGTACTTATAGTATTTAAAATAAAAGAGTGAGCACAGATGTCTCACTCTTAGTTTCTGCAAATATACTATTTTATATATCACTATATCATAAAAATGTTATGTTTACAAGCTTTTGTATTGATTTTATATTTGCTCTATCACTCTTTCATCAATAATAAGTTATTTATTTTAACTTTTATTATTTGGTCCTTTTAGTTTATATAAGTTATAAATATTTATAATAATTATTATAGCATTAGCTAAAGCTACAGGATAAGCACCAACATTTAAACCATATATAACAAACATCAAACACCCTATGGAGTTTATTATTCTTAATTTATAAATATCTGTCATTGTAAGGGATATGGCAATTAAAATAGATGCTGCATATCCCACTAGCTCTATATACTCAAAACTAAACATATTAATTCCTCCTTAGAATTATAAGTACACTAATATACTTAGTTTGTTCATTTTTTATACTATAATTCACTCATAATTTATTAAAATAATGAAAGTTGATTTTTATCACTCATATTGTCTAAAGATCCATGATTAGTTAGAGTTTCAATTACAGTTTTTGAAATTTTAGTTCTTTTTCTCAGGTCTTCTTTGGATATAAACTCTCCATTTTCTCTTTCTTGCTGTATGTGTATAGCTGCATTTTCTCCCACACCTTGCAAAGCTATCATTGGAGGTAGGATTTGCTTTTCTCCCATAACTTTAAACTCAGTTGCATCTGATTTATAAATATCCACTGGAAGAATTTTTATATTTCTTGCATACATCTCATAAGCAACTTCAAGAACTGTAAGCATATTTTTTTCTTTGGCTGTTGCATCATTACCTAGGGAAATAATTTCATCCATTTTGTTTCTTATGCCATCTAGTCCTTTTACAATTAAATCAGCATCAAAATCTTCTGCTTTGGTTGTAAAATACGTGGCATAAAATGCTTCTGGATAATGCACTTTATAATAAGCCAGCCTAAAACTCATCATTACATAAGCAACAGCATGTGCTTTAGGGAACATGTATTTTATCTTTTGACATGATCCTACATACCAATCTGGTACATTATTTTTTTTCATTTCTTCAATAAATTCAGGCTTTAATCCTTTCCCTTTTCTAACGCTTTCCATTATGGTAAATGCCATCTTTGGTGGAAGTCCTTTAAATATTAAGTA
Proteins encoded:
- a CDS encoding YgjV family protein, translating into MFSFEYIELVGYAASILIAISLTMTDIYKLRIINSIGCLMFVIYGLNVGAYPVALANAIIIIINIYNLYKLKGPNNKS
- the rimP gene encoding ribosome maturation factor RimP, which produces MKKNIATEIEQIVLPITEANDLELVDVEYVKEGGEFFLRVYIDKEGGVSLNECELVTRALNPILDEKDPIKDNYYLEVSSPGLDRPLKKDKDFVKYQGRDVEIKLYKSIDGSKLHEGELVGLTEEKNIKVIIDNKEVEFNKKDVALIRLAIKF